GCATAACCGGCGACGGTACCGCAGGCAAGGATCGTCACACCAAGCACCAAAGCAGGGACTTTCCGGCTTATCCTCCAGTTCAACTTGGCAGCCAGATTGGTGCGCAGCTTCATCGTCGCTTCTCCGTCAATCGAAGCCAAATATCGCACAACTCAGTTAAACATCGGTTAGTGTCGACATTCGGTCGTCAGATTCGGTAGATCGCTGTGCTAAGATGCGACCACTGACTTGGAAGAGCCGCGGGTTGTGATCTCGCTGCCTCACGGTCGATAAGACATGACGCGGCGCCCAGGGATCGACGAGCGCTAAAACGGATTCGATCCCTTCCGCTACCTCGCTATTCTGCAGTCATCGACTATGCAGGCAGACGCGATCGGCTCGACGATTCGCGCAGGTCGCTCGAGGTGATGCCATCTGAACCTGCCGGACGAATTGCGCCCGGCAGGTGATCCCACTTTGCCGGTTACGCCTGACTCGGCTTTTCCCAAAGGTTCAGCGACTGACCGATGCCGTTCTTGAGCGCAGTCTGGTAGCACTCATAGCCCCAGCTGATGTCGAAGACGGCCATGCCGCATGCGATGAAGATCACGCGATCCTTGGGCGTTTCGCGCCCGGGCTTCTTGCCGTTGACCACGTCGCCCAGGCCAGTCGAGTCATGTAGTGCCGGCAGCTTTCCGGCATCGATCAGCCGGAAGAAGGGACCGCCGATGACGCCGCTGTAATAGGCGTCCTTGTTGCCCGAGGCGACGGCGTCCTCAACATAGGCTTCCTGCAGCGCGGTGTGGTCGTAGACGATCTTGGCGGTGGTGAGGAAGCTTTCCTCGGTGTTGAACGGGCCGGAGACAAGGATGGTGGCGCCTTCCTTGATCCATTCATCGTTGAAGAAAAGCGGCTTCAGACGTGAGGCGGCGACGGTAACGACGTCCGCGCCGCGGAAGCCAGCCTCGGCATCATCCACACCCATGGCTTCGACATTATAGGTCTCCTTGACCCAGGCCGCGAACTCGTTGGCCTTGTCGAGGAAGATATCGAAGCAGACGACCTTCTCGACCGCCTTGAGCTGGGTCATAATCGCAGAGAAGCAGGCCTTGTTGATCGGTCCACAGCCGATCACGGAGACGACCTTCGAGTCAGCATTGGCGAGATGCTTGGCGGCGACGCCCGGCACTCCTCCGGTGCGCGCCGCGCTCAGTAGATTGGCCGACATCAGGGCGAGCGGCGCGCCGGTATCCTTGTCATTCAGCATCATCGTCAGCACAGAACGCGGCAGGCCCTTCGATGCATTGGCATGATTGGAACCGTACCATTTGTTGCCGCAGACGTCGAAGCGACCGCCGAGATAACCCGGCATGGCAGCGAAGCGCCGATCCGGTCCGGCGACCGGCATGTTGGGGAACTTCGTTTCCTTAGGGAACACGATGTTCAGGCCGTGACTGTTGTGATTTGCGCCGCCCATCAGGTAGTCGCCTTCGCCCAGCAGACTGAAGGTTTCCTCGCAGACAGTGACGCAGCGCTCGGCGTCCAACACGCCGGCTGCGATCATGTCGGGTTCGGAGAGGTAGAGAAAATCGATCCGCGGGTACATGGCGTTGCCTTTCAAGAGGTATGGAGGGAGATCAGCAGGGGTGGTATTTGGTTCAGAAGCGCAGAAGCGGTTTGATGTCATACAGCCGGCAGCCTGGGCTGCGGGCATTGGCGCGCATCAGAAAGTTCAATTTCTCAATGCGCTCGCCGGAGCGCGGGGCGCCGTTCTTTTGAAACGGCACCTGCAGGCCCACCGAAAAATCCATGACGACATCGTCGACAACGCCGCCGGAACGGCCCGACGGTACGGCGATCATTCCGTGCTCTGCAGCGAACCGATAGGCGTCCATCGCTTCTGTGATGGTGCCAACCTGATTTGGTTTTAGGACGAAGCCGTCGACGGCATGTTCATCGAGGGCGCGGCGCAACAGCGGAAGACTGGTGACTGTGAGATCGTCGCCGAGGATGATCGTCCGGGGCAGCTCCTGCACGGCCTTGCGATAGCCATCCCAGTCGTTCTCGTCGAGAAGGTCCTCGATAAAGACGAAGTCAAAGGTCTCAGTGAGCTTGCGAACGTAAGCGATCAATGCGCTGGAGGTGACGCGCTCGCCTTTGAGAAGATAGGTCTTGGTCGTCGCGTCATACATCTCGCTCGAAGCACAATCGAGCGCGAATGAAATCCTGCCGCGGTAGCCGCATTCGTCGATCGCCCGACGCATCATCGAGAGAACGACCATCGGATCGTCGGAGGGTGCGGCATAGCCGTAAGAGCTGGCGACCTGCGGCTTGTGGCCGAGATAGGCGGTCAGGACGGAGCCGAGGTGATTGAATACCGCAACGGCCATTTCAACGGCTTCGTCGATACTGTCCGTCCCGTGCGGGACAATCAGGAATTCGTTGAAGGATTGCGTAAAATTGTCGTAGCGGCCGCCGTTGATCACATTGAAGCAGGGCACCGGCACGGTCTTGATGTCGCCGCCCGCAATGTGATTGTAAAGCGGAATGCGCCGTGAAGCGGCGGCAGCGCGAAAGGCCGCTATCGACGCCGAATAGATGGTGTTGCCGCCGAGATTGCGTTTGTCCGGTGTGCCGTCGAGCCCGATCATCTTTTCGTCTATTGCCCTTTGATCGAACACATTCATGCCGATCAGGGCGGGGCCGATGATGTTGACGGCCTTGTTCACCGCCTTGTGAACACTCAAGCCCTTGTAACTCGAAGGGTCGCCGTCGCGCAGCACGAATGCCTCGTACATGCCGACGGAGGTGCCGGTCGGCGCAGCACCGAGGCCGATAGCGCCGCTTTCAGTGCGGATCTCCACCTCAACGGCGGGGCGGCACTTGCAGTCGATGATCTGCTGGGCGCGAAGGGAAACGATCTTGTCCTGCATCTCACGCGCCTCGCTGAAGTTCAGGGACGTACATAATTGTGAGGTCGCAGAGATTGGTGCCGGTGTTGCCGGTGAAGATGGCCGATGACACGGCCTCCAGTGCCTCGTAGCAACTGTGGTCGCGTAGCGCCTGGTAGAGATTGATCCCCTTGTCGGCCGCAGCCCTTGCGGTGGAGGAATCGGTGATGCCGCCGGCCACCCGCGTCGTCCCGTCAGTTCCCTCGGTGTCGACCGAAAGCAGGCAGGCGCCCGACGTCTTGGCTGCCGTGATGGCAAAGCTGACGGCCATTTCCTGGCCCGGCCCGCCATGACCGCGGATGACGCTGTTGTCCTCAATGAGTGTCGTCACCTCACCGGAGCTCAACAGTACGCAAGGTGCCTTGACGGGATTGCCATAGGTCTGGATTTCGCGTGCCATCGAGGCGAAGAAGGTGCCGGCGTCCCGTGCTTCGCCCTCGAGGAAAGAGGACACGATCATGGCCGGAATCCCCATCTCCTCGCAGATTTCCTTGGCATAGATGCAGGAGTCCGGCAGGGTGTTCAGCAGGAAATAAGTGTTATCCGGAAATGCCTTCGGCGTTTCGCCCTCAGGGCCGGCATTCATCAGGTAGTCGACCACCGTTTTCGGCAGGCGGTCGGCGACATTGCGGTTGATAATGGTCGCCCGCGCATCGTCCAGCGTCGTCGCGTCAGGGCCGATCGGCGTACTCTTGTAAGCAGCGTAGGGCACGGAAATATCACCGGTCGCGGGATTGCCGACGGCGTCGCTGATGCCGAAGCCGATGAGTTCGGCACCGATATCCTGAATACGTTTGGCCAGCATGCCACCGTTGAGCGCGGAAATGTGTCGCCGGACGGCGTTGATCTCATAGATGCCTGCGCCGGATTTCAAGAGGACGTCGGTCGTGTCGATCTCGTCCTGGAGGCTGATCCCGTCGATCGGGCATGACATCAGCGCCGAGCTTCCGCCGCTGATAACGCAGATGAAGAGGTCGTCCGGACCCGACTGATCCACGATCTCGATGATCTTCTTTGAGGCCCGGTGACCTTCCTCATTGGGAAGAGGGTGGCCGCCGATGAAGACCTCGGTCCTGTTGAACCTATCTGTCTCCTCAAGCACCTTGACGATGGCGATCCCCTTGGTGAGGCGTTCGCCGAGCACGTGATCCACGGCCATGGCCATGTGATTGCACGCTTTTCCAGCCCCGAAGAGATAGACGTTGCGCTTGTTCGACAGATCCCAGGAGCGGGTGCCGATATGGAGGACACTGCCTTCCATGCGCATGATGCCGCGCATGCGTCGGTAGCTATCCAATCGGTCGAGCGTCCTATCTGCGATCTCGAGCACGATCTGCCGGGAAGATCGATCGCCTGCGGACAGGATTTCATCTCCGTTACGTATCTTTTTCATCTGGACACTCGATTGCTGCAGGCGCGGTCCGGCACGAGCAAGGGCGCAACATGTCGCCCGCCCGGCAGGCAGCCCCGGCGGTTGAAGTCTTGGGTGAATTTCGCTTGCAGCGACGTCTCAGGCCGCGAGCCGAGGCCACAATACGCAAAAGGGCTATTGTCGACAATAGCCCTTTGAGATATTTTTTGACGTGCTGTTCTTGTTCTCAATCAGCTCAAGAGGATAAACAGGCAGAAACGCAGCCGAAGAGGCCCCGTGATGGATCGAGCGAAGCTTCCTAAGATTGAGAAAATGCCGGCGGATGTGCGCGCACTGGGCGTCTTGCGGGGCAGGATCATCGATGGTTCGATTCCCGCTGGGTCCCGGCTGACCGAGGTGCAGATTTCAGACGAGATGGGGCTTTCGCGCGCCACCGTGCGCACCGCGCTTCATCAACTGGCCCAAGAAGGCCTAGTCAGTCTGGTGCCCTACACGGGGTGGACGGTGGTCAAGCTGTCGCGTCAGGATATCTGGGAGCTCTATACGCTGCGTGGCGCCGTCGAGCGGCTGGCGGCGAGTTTGACGGCTGCCAGTGCTGAGCCGGCCCAGATGGCTGAGGTCCAGCAAGCCTTCGATGCGCTTGAAATCGCATGCGAGCGCAAAAATCCCAATGAGATCGCTGAGGCGGATTTCGGATTTCACAAGGCGGTCGTCGACGCCTCCGGTCATTCCCGGCTACGCGCACAATACGGGCTGATCGAACACCAGATTAGGGTCTATATCCGCTCGAGCGACGCGCTCATTGCTGATTCCAAGGAAATCCTGGATCAGCACCGGCCTATCCTTGAGGCGATCCTGTCGCGGAACTCCACCTTGGCCGGCGAACTCTCCGAAGACCATAATCTTCGGGAGGGTCAGAAGCTCACCGTTTCGGTGCCGCTCGCCTAAATCGCCCCTATCGGTCTGTTATCAGCTGGCGACCTTCTGCGGCGCGAAGGACCTTTGTCGTTACGCCCGTGCCATAGCGATTCTTCTGTCCATGTTGACACATATATGACAAGTGATATAATATGAATGCTACGGCACTGAGAGCAAATGGATTTTTGCGCTTGACGGTGTCGACACTAAGACGACATTATAGCTGTCGATACGGCGTCGACATGAAGGCAAAAATTACCGCTTGACATTGTCGACATTAGAACGACTAATAATAAAGTCGACATTAGAACGACAAGAATAGATTGGCTCAGCCAACATCGGGAACCGCGCCGCAGGGCGCCAATGGTGGGAATCAGAAGCAGCCCTTTTTGAAACGAGCTTGCAGCCGTGCTTATGGCCCGCGTGGCTCGCATTGGAAGGCGGCTATTCGGATGCGCTGGCACCGGGTCGAGGGTTCGCGTTTTGGTGGCGCCAGACTGTAGGCCGGGCGGGAGGAGAGGGGCTCGAAGAGTTCGGAACGGTGCTCCCCGGAAAAGACGAAGTGACTCAAAACCAACAGAGGATGGAATGCCATGAGAAATGCCTTGAAGCTTGCATTAGCGCTTCTTTCACTTTCGGCGGCAGTGCCGCCCGCTGCGATGGCCGCCCCGGGCGATACGCTCAAGGCAGTCCAGGCACGCGGTGCACTCAACTGCACGTCCAGCGATGGCAACTTCGAAGGTTTTGCCGAAGTTGACGCACAGGGCAACTGGCACGGCCTCGACATCGACTATTGCCGCGCCGTCGCAACGGCCATTTTCGGTAGCGACGACAAGCTCAAGTTGATCCCGATCAGCTGGGCACAGCGCTTCCCTTCGCTGCAGTCGGGCGAAATCGACCTGGTCATCAAGGCTTCGGGTTGGCTGTTCAGCCGTGATACCGAACTCGGCCTGCAGTTCTCTATGCCCTACTTCATTGGCGTCACGACCTTCATGGCGCATAAAGACCTTGCCGCCAAATCCTTGGCTGATCTTGCTGGCGGGACCGTTTGCGTCGCCGGTGGCACGTCGACCGAGAAGCTCGTCAGCGACTACATCAAGGAAAAGAAATACGAGGTCAAGGTCGTGACCTTCGAGAAGAACACCGAAGCCACCGCCGCGTATTTCGCCAACCGATGCGATGCATATGCCGAATGGGGGCCCATCGTTGCTGCGACCCGCGCCACCTCGGGCGATCCGGAAAGCCATGACATTCTGTCCGACGCGCTGGCCCTGGAAGGGGAAGCCATTGTCATGCGCCAGGGCGACGACAACTGGGTCGATATCGCGAACTGGGTCATCGCCGCGCAGCGCATCGCCGAAGAAAATGGCGTGACCTCGAAGAACATCGATGAGATGAAGGCCAACCCGCCGAACACTGTTGTCGGCAAGCTGCTCGGTGTCACGCCGGGCATCGGCACTCGTCTCGGCCTCAAGGACGACTGGGCCTACAACGTGATCAAGAAGGTCGGCAATTCCGAGGAAATGTACAACCGCAACTTCGGAACCGAGTCGCGCTATAAGCTGCCACGGGCCCTGAATTCGCTCTGGAACAAGGGTGGCGTCTTCTACGCCCCGGTCCTCGACTAAAAAAATGCCATCCTCCGCCGGGCCGGGTCCCGGCGGAGGTTCATTTCATTTTAGGCCTCCTTCTGAGGCAAGGTGGACATGGGCCCATGACCTTTTCGTTCGGAAACCGAAAGCAGCGCGATATCCTGTTGCAGGCTGTATTCCTCGCCGTCATCCTGACCATGCTGCTCATCGCCGTGATGACGACGCGACGAAACCTCGAAATCCAGGGCTTGAGTGTCGGATGGAGTTTTCTGAACTATGCGACAGGCTCTTCGATCGTCTTCTCCTTGATCGATTACGATCTTGATTCAAGCTTTGCCCGAGCGCTGCTGGTCGGCTTCATCAACACGCTGTTTCTTGGGACGATCTCGGTCTCGCTGGCGGTCCTCCTCGGCACGGTCATCGGCACGGCGCGGCTCTCCAGTCACAAGCTGGTCAAGTCCATCGCCGGCGTCTATGTGCAAATCTTCCGCAACATTCCGCTGATCCTCCAGGCCTTCTTCTGGTATGCGATCTTCGTGAATTTCCCCTCGCCACGCCAAGCGATCGCTGTGCAGGGCGGTTTCTTCATTTCCAACCGCGGTATCTTCTTTCCGATGTTCAACATCGAGGCTTGGTATCTGCTGGCCGCGATCGCACTCTTTATCATCGGCTCTGTCATTTCCGTCACCGTTGCGCGCCGCACGGGCCGCGGCTCGTCGCTGGTCGGGATTTTGATCTCGCTGGCCCTCGCCTGCATCATCGGCTATGCCGGACGCCTTGCCGACACGCCGTTGTTCGATATGCCCCAGCCCAAGGGCCTGCGCTTTCTCGGCGGCGGCACGATGACGCCGGAGCTTGGATCCGCCATCGTTGCGATCGCGCTGTTTGGTGCATCCTATGTCGCCGAAATCGTCCGCGCCGGCTTTCTTTCCATCCCAGCCGGATTGATCGAAGCCGCGCATGCGCTCGGCCTCGGCAATTGGCACATCTTCTGGCGCATCCGCTTGCCACTGATGATACGGCGCATCCTGCCGACGATGACCAACCAGATCATCTGGCTAATGAAAGCCACCACGATCGGCATTGCCATCGGGTTTCCGGATTATTTCGGCGTGGTCGCCAATTCAATCAACCATTCCGGGCAGACGATCTCGCTGATTTTCCTGCTGATCATCGGCTTCTGGGCAATCAACATGACCATCTCCTTCACCATGAACGCGATCAATCGGGCGCTTGCCCTGCCGGGACATAAGAAATGAGAGCGGAAACGATGACGGCCACCACCGAGATCCAGGCGCCGGCGTTGAACGACAGCCTCCTCGACAGCGTAAGGCGCGACTACTTCTCCTCGGTCGGACGCACGATCCTCACCTTGGTCTGCCTGGCGTTGATCCTCTCAGCGCTGTGGTTTCTCGTAAACTGGGGACTGGTCAATGCCGTCTGGTTCGGCACGCCCGAGGACTGCCACAAGGCTGCCGGCGCCTGCTGGGCCGTCATCACCGACCGCTATCGCCTGATCTTCTTCGGCCTTTATCCCTATGAGGAGCAGTGGCGTTCGGCGCTTGCGTGCCTCGCCATTCTTGCGACCGTCATTCTGTCGTGCGTTCCATTCTTCTGGTCCGCGAAACGGCTGCCGGTGCTATGGGCCTTGGGCTACGGCCTCTTCTATTTTCTCATGAAAGGCGGCGTATTTGGCATGCCCGTCGTGCTCGAAACCCAGTGGGGCGGGCTTGCGCTGACAGTCTTCGTCTTCTCGTCCACCGTTGTCATCGGCATGCCGCTTGCCATTGTTCTTGCGCTCTTGCGACGCTCCAGGCTGCCGGTGGTCTCGACCGTCACGGCACTTTTCATCGATGGCATTCGTTCGCTGCCGCTTCTCTCGATTCTGTTCACCGCCGCTATCATCCTGCCTTTGACGCTGCCGGGTTTCCTGGTTGGCGACAAGCTGTACCGCGTCATTATCGGCGCCGCCGTCTTCTTTGCGGTCTATCAGGCGGAAATCATTCGCAGCGGTATCCAGTCCTTGCCCGCCGGGCAAGAGGAAGCGGCAACCGCACTTGGCCTTAATTACTGGCAGACGATCTCGCGCATCGTCCTGCCGCAGGCTTTCCGCTTTGCGCTCCCGCCGACGATCAATCAGGTGGTGATCGCCTTCATGGAAACGGCGCTGATCGTCATTCTGGGCTTCTTCGAGATCACGGCGTCCGGCAATGCGGCATTTTCGACAGGCGGATGGAAGCCCTTCCATACCGAGGTCTATAGCTTTGTCGCTCTGATCTATTTCGTCTTCACTTACTCGCTGTCGATGTATGGCAGCTATCTCGAACGGTCCATGAAATTGGGCTTGCGGTAGCACGAGAGCGGCAAGCATGTGTCGGGCCTCGGATCCGACATGACGGGCATTCCCGCGCTCTTCGGCGCGACGGCAGGATTTTGGGAGTAATGCAAATGACCACAAGCGCTCTGGCGATCGAAGTCGACGGTCTGTGCAAATATTACGGCGCCCATCAAGTTCTTCACGGAGTGAACTTGACGGTGAAACCGGGTGAAAAGATCGTCGTCTGCGGTCCATCTGGTTCGGGCAAGTCGACCCTGATCCGCTGCCTCAACAAGCTCGAGGAACACCAACAGGGCAGGATCCGCGTGCTTGGCACCGAACTCAACGACGAGATCGACAATATCAACGAGATCCGTCGCGAAGTCGGCATGGTGTTCCAGCATTTCAATCTCTTCCCGCATCTGACGGTGCTGGAAAATTGCGTGCTGGCACCGATGCTGGTCCGTAAGATTGATCGCAAGACCGCCGAGGAACAGGCTATGACCTATCTCGAGCGCGTCAAGATCCCGCAGAAAGCAAAGAACTATCCCGGGGAACTGTCCGGCGGCCAGCAGCAGCGGGTGGCGATTGCCCGGGCCCTGTGCATGAAGCCGGAAATCATGCTGTTCGATGAGCCGACCTCGGCGCTCGATCCGGAAATGATTTCGGAAGTACTCGACGTAATGATCCAACTTGCCCAGGGCGGCATGACCATGGTGTGCGTAACGCACGAAATGGGCTTTGCCCGCAAGGTCGCCGACCGTGTGATCTTCATGGATCAGGGAAAGATCGTCGAGGATGCGCCGCCGGCAGACTTCTTCGACAACCCGCAGCATGAGCGGTCGAAACTCTTCCTCAGCCAGATTCTCGGACACTGAGAGGGCGTGGGCGTGCAATCGGTTTCCGAAAAGCCGAATATTCTGCTCGTCATGGCCGATCAGATGACCGCGATTGCCCTGTCCATCTATGGCAATCGGGTATGCAAGACGCCCAATATCGACCGGCTTGCCGGACAGGGTTCGGTGTTTGACAATGCCTATTGCAATTATCCGCTGTGCGCGCCGTCCCGATTTGCCTTGATGACCGGCCGGTTGCCGTCGCGAATCGGCGCGTTCGACAACGCCTCGGAATTCCCTGCGGCCGTGCCGACGCTTGCGCATTACCTGCGCGATGCCGGTTATTACACCTGCATATCGGGAAAGATGCACTTCGTCGGACCCGACCAGCATCACGGCTACGAGGACCGTCTGACGACAGAAATTTATCCGGCCGATTTCAGCTGGGTTCCGCCGAAGACCTATGATGAGCTGGAGGCGGAAGAACTCAAGACCAAGGGCGAGGTCCCCTTCGGCGTCTCCAGTGTCGAGACGATCGCCGATGCCGGGCCGCTCGCGCGGTCGCAGCAGATTGACTACGATGACGAGGTCGCCCGCCGCGCGACCCAGCATATCTATGACTGGCGACGCTATGGCGATGGGCGCCCGCTGTTCATGACCGTGTCCTTCACCCAGCCGCACGATCCCTATGTAACCACGCGCGACTACTGGGATCTCTACACGGACGAAGCGATCGATCCACCACGGACACCAGCGATCCCGCTGGAGGAAATGGATCCGCACAGCCGTTCGCTCTATCTCCACTACAGTCTCGACAAGTTCGAGGTGACTGATGCCATCTACCGCCGGGCTCGCCGCGGCTATTATGGCATGATCAGCTATGTGGATCGCAAGCTCGGCGAACTCAGGCAAACGCTGGAAGATGCCGGCATTGCCGACAATACGGTGATCATCTTCACCTCCGACCACGGCGACATGATCGGTGAGCGCGGCCTGTGGTTCAAAAAGAACCTCTTCGATCCGGCGATCCGCGTACCACTGGTGCTCTATGATCCGCGGCGGCAGGGCCTGAAGCGCGTCGCCGCGCCGGTTTCGCTGGTCGATATCATGCCGACATTGGTGGAGCTCGCCACCGGTTCGCTTGATGTGATTATCACCGACCACGAGGGCGACAGCCTTTTGCCCCTGATGAGCGAGGACAGGTCGGACCGGACGGTCTACGCCGAGCATCTTGACGGAGGCACCAATGCGCCACGCGTGATGCTGCGGCGCGGCCCACATAAACTCGTCGTCTCCGAAGCCTATCCGATGCAGCTTTACGACCTCGCGAGCGATCCGGGTGAGATGCGCAATCTGGCGGACGAGACTGAATGGAGCGAAACGGTCGAGGCGCTAATGGCCGGGGTGCGAGAAATCTGGGACCTGGCGGGTCTGAAGCTGGATGTCATGCGCAGCCAGCGCGTCCGCCAATTCGTCAATCGCGCCATGCAGAAAGGCAAGCTGCGCGACTGGGAGCACTATCCCGATCCGATCCGCGAGCACACCAAATTTGTCCGCACAGGCGAACGCTTCCCCGAGGTGGAGAGACGATCCTATCTGCCTTACGGTGATTGAGGACGGACCTCCTGAAGGACAGTAGAATAGTACAGTCGGGCCGCGTGCCCGCAATGAGAGGCCTCCATGATATCCGACCAAAAGCTTGAGATTCTCCAGGTTCATTGCGAGGGAGAAATCGGCAATGTTCTCGTCGCCGGCGCACCGGAAATTCCCGGTGCAACCGCGTTGGACAAGATGAACTACATCAACAATGTCGACGACAGCCTCCGCCGTTTCGTGACGTTCGAGCCGCGCGCGAATGTCGCCATGACCGTCAATTTGCTGCTGGAACCCACCCGTCCCGACGCGGATGCCGGCTTCATCGTGCTCCAGGCCGACCGTGCGCATGCAATGTCGGGCTCGAACTGCATCTGCGTCGTAACCGCGCTTCTCGAGAGCGGCCGGGTGGCCATGGTTGAGCCCGAAACGATTGTGCGTCTCGATATGCCGGCAGGTCTGGTCACAGCGCGGGCGCGCTGCGAAAATGGCCGTTGCCTTTCCGTCAGCGTCGACAATGTCCCGGCCTTTGCGGAAGCTCTCGACCAGGAGGTCGAGACGCCGCGCTGGGGTCGCATAAAGGCCGATATCTGCTTCGGCGGTGTCTATTACGGTCTGGTTGATGTCGAGCAGGTCGGGCTTACCATTGAACCGAAGAATGCGCGTGCACTGGCGGAGGCCGGTATCGAACTCAAGGCGCTTCTGGCAGAGCAGGTCAAAGTCCGACATCCGACATTGCCGGGTGTGGATGAGATCGCCTATGTGATGTTCCGTTCTCAGGAGCCGGATGGCGCGGTGCGCACCTGCACGACGCTGAAACCCGGCCGCGTCGACCGCTCTCCTTGCGGTACCGGCAGCTCGGCCAATCTTGCAAGCCTTCATGCACGTGGTCTGATCGCGGTCGGAGACACGAAGGTCTCTCGCTCGATCATCGGCGGGGAATTTCATGTCCAGGCGCTGGAGGAAACCGAAGTGGGCGGACGCAAGGCGGTCATCCCACGGATCACCGGCCAGGGTTTCGTCTATGGCAAGCAGGAATTACGCCTC
This genomic stretch from Sinorhizobium arboris LMG 14919 harbors:
- a CDS encoding amino acid ABC transporter substrate-binding protein; the protein is MRNALKLALALLSLSAAVPPAAMAAPGDTLKAVQARGALNCTSSDGNFEGFAEVDAQGNWHGLDIDYCRAVATAIFGSDDKLKLIPISWAQRFPSLQSGEIDLVIKASGWLFSRDTELGLQFSMPYFIGVTTFMAHKDLAAKSLADLAGGTVCVAGGTSTEKLVSDYIKEKKYEVKVVTFEKNTEATAAYFANRCDAYAEWGPIVAATRATSGDPESHDILSDALALEGEAIVMRQGDDNWVDIANWVIAAQRIAEENGVTSKNIDEMKANPPNTVVGKLLGVTPGIGTRLGLKDDWAYNVIKKVGNSEEMYNRNFGTESRYKLPRALNSLWNKGGVFYAPVLD
- a CDS encoding ABC transporter permease subunit (The N-terminal region of this protein, as described by TIGR01726, is a three transmembrane segment that identifies a subfamily of ABC transporter permease subunits, which specificities that include histidine, arginine, glutamine, glutamate, L-cystine (sic), the opines (in Agrobacterium) octopine and nopaline, etc.), which encodes MTFSFGNRKQRDILLQAVFLAVILTMLLIAVMTTRRNLEIQGLSVGWSFLNYATGSSIVFSLIDYDLDSSFARALLVGFINTLFLGTISVSLAVLLGTVIGTARLSSHKLVKSIAGVYVQIFRNIPLILQAFFWYAIFVNFPSPRQAIAVQGGFFISNRGIFFPMFNIEAWYLLAAIALFIIGSVISVTVARRTGRGSSLVGILISLALACIIGYAGRLADTPLFDMPQPKGLRFLGGGTMTPELGSAIVAIALFGASYVAEIVRAGFLSIPAGLIEAAHALGLGNWHIFWRIRLPLMIRRILPTMTNQIIWLMKATTIGIAIGFPDYFGVVANSINHSGQTISLIFLLIIGFWAINMTISFTMNAINRALALPGHKK
- a CDS encoding amino acid ABC transporter permease; the protein is MRAETMTATTEIQAPALNDSLLDSVRRDYFSSVGRTILTLVCLALILSALWFLVNWGLVNAVWFGTPEDCHKAAGACWAVITDRYRLIFFGLYPYEEQWRSALACLAILATVILSCVPFFWSAKRLPVLWALGYGLFYFLMKGGVFGMPVVLETQWGGLALTVFVFSSTVVIGMPLAIVLALLRRSRLPVVSTVTALFIDGIRSLPLLSILFTAAIILPLTLPGFLVGDKLYRVIIGAAVFFAVYQAEIIRSGIQSLPAGQEEAATALGLNYWQTISRIVLPQAFRFALPPTINQVVIAFMETALIVILGFFEITASGNAAFSTGGWKPFHTEVYSFVALIYFVFTYSLSMYGSYLERSMKLGLR
- a CDS encoding GntR family transcriptional regulator, which encodes MDRAKLPKIEKMPADVRALGVLRGRIIDGSIPAGSRLTEVQISDEMGLSRATVRTALHQLAQEGLVSLVPYTGWTVVKLSRQDIWELYTLRGAVERLAASLTAASAEPAQMAEVQQAFDALEIACERKNPNEIAEADFGFHKAVVDASGHSRLRAQYGLIEHQIRVYIRSSDALIADSKEILDQHRPILEAILSRNSTLAGELSEDHNLREGQKLTVSVPLA
- the eno gene encoding phosphopyruvate hydratase, with the protein product MQDKIVSLRAQQIIDCKCRPAVEVEIRTESGAIGLGAAPTGTSVGMYEAFVLRDGDPSSYKGLSVHKAVNKAVNIIGPALIGMNVFDQRAIDEKMIGLDGTPDKRNLGGNTIYSASIAAFRAAAASRRIPLYNHIAGGDIKTVPVPCFNVINGGRYDNFTQSFNEFLIVPHGTDSIDEAVEMAVAVFNHLGSVLTAYLGHKPQVASSYGYAAPSDDPMVVLSMMRRAIDECGYRGRISFALDCASSEMYDATTKTYLLKGERVTSSALIAYVRKLTETFDFVFIEDLLDENDWDGYRKAVQELPRTIILGDDLTVTSLPLLRRALDEHAVDGFVLKPNQVGTITEAMDAYRFAAEHGMIAVPSGRSGGVVDDVVMDFSVGLQVPFQKNGAPRSGERIEKLNFLMRANARSPGCRLYDIKPLLRF
- a CDS encoding glycerate kinase type-2 family protein, whose amino-acid sequence is MKKIRNGDEILSAGDRSSRQIVLEIADRTLDRLDSYRRMRGIMRMEGSVLHIGTRSWDLSNKRNVYLFGAGKACNHMAMAVDHVLGERLTKGIAIVKVLEETDRFNRTEVFIGGHPLPNEEGHRASKKIIEIVDQSGPDDLFICVISGGSSALMSCPIDGISLQDEIDTTDVLLKSGAGIYEINAVRRHISALNGGMLAKRIQDIGAELIGFGISDAVGNPATGDISVPYAAYKSTPIGPDATTLDDARATIINRNVADRLPKTVVDYLMNAGPEGETPKAFPDNTYFLLNTLPDSCIYAKEICEEMGIPAMIVSSFLEGEARDAGTFFASMAREIQTYGNPVKAPCVLLSSGEVTTLIEDNSVIRGHGGPGQEMAVSFAITAAKTSGACLLSVDTEGTDGTTRVAGGITDSSTARAAADKGINLYQALRDHSCYEALEAVSSAIFTGNTGTNLCDLTIMYVPELQRGA
- a CDS encoding tyramine oxidase subunit B, with protein sequence MYPRIDFLYLSEPDMIAAGVLDAERCVTVCEETFSLLGEGDYLMGGANHNSHGLNIVFPKETKFPNMPVAGPDRRFAAMPGYLGGRFDVCGNKWYGSNHANASKGLPRSVLTMMLNDKDTGAPLALMSANLLSAARTGGVPGVAAKHLANADSKVVSVIGCGPINKACFSAIMTQLKAVEKVVCFDIFLDKANEFAAWVKETYNVEAMGVDDAEAGFRGADVVTVAASRLKPLFFNDEWIKEGATILVSGPFNTEESFLTTAKIVYDHTALQEAYVEDAVASGNKDAYYSGVIGGPFFRLIDAGKLPALHDSTGLGDVVNGKKPGRETPKDRVIFIACGMAVFDISWGYECYQTALKNGIGQSLNLWEKPSQA